The Pyxidicoccus sp. MSG2 DNA segment AATCTGGGCTTCGAGGGTGTGGGGGGCTACCCGCTGGTGCTGGCCGTCACCTCCAATCTGCAGAGCATCCCCATTCAAGTGGGGGAGCAGCCGGTGGGCTCCGACGTGGACCTCAACACCATCTACATCACCGAGCTGGCGCTGAGCTATTCGTCGCCGACGGAGGGGCTGCGCTTCACCGAATCGAGCTCCAGCGTCCCCATCTACGGAACGCTGTCCGACAAGGGCAGCCTGCTGATCAACCTGTTCACGGCGGAGACCTTCCTGGACCTGGTGGGCTTCGTGGTGCCGGGTAAGTCCGCTGAAGTCCTCGTCACCGTGCAGCTCAAGGGTGAGCGCGCCTCGGGCGACGAGCTGGACTCCAACGAAATCGTCTTCCCCATCACCGTCTACAACATCCCCGAGGACGACCTCGCGACCTCCCTCTGCGGGACCGGCGGGAAGTTCGAGGCGCCGACCGAAGCGTGCGATCAGCGCGGGCTGAACGGCGTCGTGCCCGCGTGCCAACCGGCGGCCCCCTGAGTCGTCGCGCTTGACCGTCCGTCGCCCGCCTCCTAAGAGCCCAAGACCATGTCCTTCCGCACGCACCTCGAGTCGGTGGTCAACCAGGTGGATGGAGCCCTCGCCTGCAGCGTGATGGGCTTCGACGGCATCTCCGTCGACACCTTCCAGCGGGACGAGGCCGCGGAGCTGGACCTGGGCGGCGCCTGGGTGGAGTACGCCAACCTCCTCACCCAGCTCCGTCACGCCGCGGAAGTGTTGAAGACGGGCGCGGTGAGCGAGGTCAGCGTCAACAGCGAGAAGGTGCTGACCGTGATGCGGCTGGTGTCACCGGAGTACTTCCTGGTGCTCGCCCTGCGCGCGGACGGCAACTTCGGCAAGGGCCGCTACGTGCTGCGTGTGACGGCCCCCAAGGTGCGCGCCGAGCTCTAGCCGCGCGCCCTGTCAGGCAGTCGTCCGGACGACAGAACCGGTCGCTCCTTTCCCCTTCCCATGGAAGGGGGGCATGGGCTACACACCCCCGACTTTTCAAGCTTTCGAAGCTTTGAGTGTGAAGGAGTGGCTCCCCATGGCCGGGTTTGTCGATACGTCCGAGTTCCGCAATGGTCTGAAGATCGAAATTGACGGTGAGCCGTTCGTAATCGAGTACTTCCAGCACGTGAAGCCCGGCAAGGGCTCCGCCTTCGTGCGCACCAAGATTCGCAGCCTCCTCTCCGGGCGCGTCCTGGAGCCCACCCTCAAGTCCGGCGACAAGGTGGGCGTGCCGGACATCGAGGAGAAGGACATGCAGTTCCTGTATGTCCAGGGCGAGGACTTCTACTTCATGGACACGCGCAACTACGAGCAGACCTTCCTCGGTGAGAAGGTGCTCGGAGATGCCAAGAACTTCCTGAAGGAGAACATCACCGTCGGGGTGGTCTTCTGGAACGGCAAGGCCATCGCCGTGAACATGCCCAACTCGGTGGACCTGAAGGTCACCGAGTGCGACCCGGGCGTGCGGGGTGACACGGTGTCCGGCGCGCTCAAGCCCGCCAAGCTGGAGACGGGCTACACCGTCAGCGTCCCGCTCTTCATCAACGAGGGCGACGTGCTCAAGATCGACACGCGTGACGGCAAGTACCTGACGCGCGTGGCCACCGGCGGTTAGCACGGCGACTTCGGACGGAGGGGAACGCGAGAATGGCAACGAAGCGCAAGTCGACCCGGGCGGACGCGCCCGCGAGCGCGCCGGTCGGTGGCGCGCGCGATTCAGGCAACACGTCCCTGGACGTGGATGCCCTGCGGCAGATCGTCGAAATCCTCGAGGCCTCGGACGTGACGAGGCTGGTGTGGAAGCGCGGCGAGGAGAAGCTCTTCATCCGCCGCGGTCACGCGCCGGAGACCACCATCGTCCACCACGCGGCGCCGGCTCCGGCTCCCGCGGGGCCGGGCGTGGAGTACACCACCCCCACTGCCTCCCGGCCCACGGCGCCCGCGCCGGCTCCCGCCGCGGCGGCAGCTCCCGCGCCGGCCGCGGAGAAGCCCGGCCACCAGGTGACGAGCCCCTTCGTGGGCACGTTCTACCGGACGCCGGCGCCCGACCAGCCCGCCTTCGTCGACGTGGGCTCGGTGGTGAAGAAGGGCCAGGTGCTCTGCATCATCGAAGCGATGAAGCTGATGAACGAAATCGAGTCCGAGGTGTCCGGCCGCGTGGCGGAAATCCTCGTGGAGAACGGCCGCCCGGTGGAGTTCGGCCAGGCGCTGTTCCGTATCGAGCCGGCCTGAGCGCCTGGCGTGCCGCTCTCGCGTCCTGCGCGAGCGGCTCGCTCCCCAGGCCCGGCCCCTGACGGGGAGACACCCACGTGTTCAAGAAGGTGCTGATCGCCAACCGCGGGGAGATTGCCCTGCGGGTCATCCGCGCCTGCCGCGAGCTGGGCATTGCCACCGTGGCGGTGCACTCCACGGCGGACGCCAACGCGCTGCACGTGCGCTTCGCCGACGAGGCGGTGTGCATTGGCCCTCCGTCGTCCAAGGAGAGCTACCTCAACATCCCGCAGCTGCTCTCCGCGGCCGAAATCACGCGCGCGGACGCCATCCACCCGGGCTACGGCTTCCTGTCGGAGAATGCCGAGTTCGCGGAGGTGTGCGAGAACTGCAAGATTCGCTTCATCGGCCCGCGGCCGGAGATGCTGCGGCTGATGGGCAACAAGGTCCGTGCCCGCGCGGCGGCGCGCGAGGCGGGCCTGCCGCTCTTGCCCGGCAGCCCCAGCACGGTGAAGGACCCGCGTGAGGCGGAGGCCTTTGCCCGGGAGATTGGCTTCCCCGTCATCCTCAAGGCGGCCGCCGGTGGTGGCGGCAAGGGGATGAAGATCGTCCGCGAGCCGGGCGCGCTGGCCCAGGCATTCTCCACCGCGCAGGCGGAGGCCGTGGCGTCCTTCGCCAACGGCGACCTCTACATCGAGCGGTACGTGGAGAAGCCGCGCCACATCGAAATCCAGATTGTGGCGGACGAGCACGGCAACATCATCCACCTGAATGAGCGTGAGTGCTCGGTGCAGCGCCGGCACCAGAAGCTCATCGAGGAGAGCCCGTCGCCCGCGCTCACGCCGGAGCTGCGGCGGAAGATGGGCGAGGTGTCCGTGCAGGCGATGAAGAAGCTCGCCTACAACAACGTGGGCACCATCGAGTACCTCCTGGACGAGCGCGGCGACTTCTACTTCATGGAGATGAACACGCGCATCCAGGTGGAGCACCCGGTGACGGAGCTCGTCACGGGCATCGACCTGGTCCGTGAGCAGATCCGCATGGCCTACGGCCACCCCCTGCGCTTCAAGCAGGAGGACATCCAGATTCGCGGGCACGCCATCGAGTGCCGCGTGAACGCCGAGGACCCGATTACGTTCGCCCCATGGCCGGGGAAGATCACCGGCTACAGCGTTCCGGGTGGCTACGGCGTGCGGGTGGATTCGGCGGCCTACGAGAACTACACGGTGCTGCCGTACTACGACAGCCTGCTGGCCAAGCTCATCGTCCACGCCGAGGACCGCGAGACGGCCATCCGCCGCATGCAGCGCGCGCTGGGTGAGTACGTGGTGGAGGGCATCCGCACCAACATCCCGTTCCACCGGGCCGCACTGGCGGAAGAGTCCTTCCAGGAAGGCCAGTACGACACCCGCTTCGTGGAGCGCCTCCTGGCGAGCGAGACGGGCACGCGCCGGCTGAAGAAGGCCGTTGAAGAGACGCCGTAGCGCACGTCCACCTACCACGGCTTCCTGCCTGTCGGGGGGCCGCGCGAGCAGGTGATCTGGCACCGGGGGGAGCCGGGCTGTTTCTTGACCCGCGTCGGAGCTTTCCGTTAGCCTCCGACACTCCCCATCACTGAGGATGGAAACCCGCGAAGTTCAAGGGGTTTCGGCCTGTTGGAAGCCCACCGCTCGATGGACAAGAACAAGATCATCGAAGCCGCCGCGAAGCTGGTCGCGAAGGGCGCCTACGACAAGGCCATCAAGGAGTACCAGAAGGTCCTGGAGGTCGATCCGAAGGACATCCGGGTCCTCCAGAAGATGGGGGAGCTGTACCAGAAGAAGAACGACAACAACCAGGCGGCACACTTCTTCACCAAGGTCGCGGAGAGCTACTCCTCCGACGGCTTCTTCCTCAAGGCCGTCGCTCTCTACAAGCAGGTCCTCAAGCTCAACCCGAACCTGCTGGAGGTGAACCTCAAGCTGGCGGAGCTCCACCAGCAGCTCGGGCTGATGTCCGAGGCGATGGCGTACTTCCAGATCGTCGCCAACCACTACGACAAGTCCGGCGACACCAAGGCGTCGCTCGATACCTTGAAGAAGATGGTGGATCTCGACCCGGAGAACGTGGCGTCGAAGATCAAGCTGGCGGAGCTGTACGCGCGGGAGAACATGACGCGCGAGGCCGCGCAGGAGTTCAAGCGCGCCGCCGAGTACCTCAAGCGCAATGCCCGCGCGGACGACTGGCTCCGCGTGGCGGAGCGGCTGTCCACGCTGGAGCCGGAGAACCTCCCGCTGGCCAAGGAGCTGGCCGTCTCCTACCTGCAGCGCGGCGACCAGAAGCGCGCGCTGGCGAAGCTGCAGGTGTGCTTCAAGGCGGACGGCCGGGACGTGGAGACGCTCACGCTGCTCGCCCAGGCGTTCCAGGGGCTGGGGCAGACCTCCAAGACGGTGTCCGTCTACAAGGAGCTGGCCAAGATCCACCAGGAGCGCGGCCGCGCCACCGAGGCCGAGGCCGTCTGGACGCAGATTGAAGTGCTGGACCCCGAGGACCCGGACCTGCTCGCGCGCCGCGCGCCCGCTTCGGCGCCCGTGGAGCACCAGCCCGCCGCGGCGGCCCCGCAGCCCGCGCCTTCGCCGCGCGCCGCGCCACAGGCCGCCGCGCCCGCGCAGCCCGCGCCCACGCCTGCTCCGGTGGCGCCGCCGCCCGCGGCGGGCATGAACCGGGAGCAGCTGGCCAAGCTGCTCACCGAGACGGACGTCTACGTCAAGTACGGGCTCCACGACAAAGCGCTGGAGCACCTGCGCAAGGTCTTCACGGTCGACCCGGAGAACCTGGACGCGCACGAGAAGGCGTACCAGATCTACGTCGCCTCGGGGAACGCGGCCCAGGCGTCCGAGCAGCTGCTCAACGTGCTGCGGCTGTGCACGCGCGCGGCGGACGTGCAGCGCGCTCAGCCGTACCTCGCCACCATCCTCAACGAGAACCCGGCGCACCCGGAGGTGCCCGCGTTCCTGTCGGTGCTGCGCACGGACGGCCCGGTGGCGGCGGCGCCGTCGGTGGCGGTGGTGGAGTCGGTGGGCGAGGACGCCATCCTCGTCGACTCCAGCGATGACGAGATTCTCGTCGCCCCTCCGCCGGAAGACGCGCTGCTGCACCCGCCCGGGGACGAGCTGGCGCTGACCACGCTGCCCTCGAGCGACTCCGACGAGGTCATCGACGACGAAGGTGACTCCTCCGTCGTCAGCGAGGAGGCGCTCGTCGGTGAGGCCGTCTCCAGCGAGCACGACATGTACGGCACGCCCGCGCCGGAGGACCTGGCGGCGGCGGCGTACTCGGACGAGACGCTGGTGGCCGAGGACGACGGGCTGGTGCTGACGGACGAGCCCGGCATGTCGCTCGTGGACGACGAGCCGCTCGTTGCCCCGGACGACGACCTGGGCGCGACGTCGTCGTACTCGCTCGAGGACGAGTCGCTGGGGGGCGAGGCCACGGCCACGTCCATGGAGGCGCTGTCGCTCGGCGACGAGGACGACCCGCCGCCCACCATGATTCGCGCGCCCACGCGGGCGCTGCTCCAGGAGGCCGCGCCGCAGACCCGGCAGCTGCCCGCGCTGGAGGAGGACGAAGCGCTGGCGGATGAGGCCTTCTCGGAGCCGCCTCCGCTGGACGTGGAGGACATGCCCACGCGCGTGGGCATTGCCGCGCTGGACCCGTCCATGTTGGAGGAGGACGAGGCCGAAGTCACGGCGACGGCGCTGGGCGACCCGCTGGACTACGAGGAGCCCACCGCCTCGCACGCGATTCCCGCGCTCGCGGACGAGGAGCCTGTCCCGGAGGCGGAGGCCGACGTCGTCTCGGAGCCGGCGCTGGAGGATGCGCCCGAGGCGCAGGCCGAGGCCGCGCCCGAGGAGGAGGAGCCGGCGGCGGAGGAGTGCGACGAGGCGTCCTTCTTCCTCGACCAGGGCCTGCTGGAGGAGGCGCGGGAAATCCTCGAGACGGTGATGATTGCCTTCCCGGGCCACGCACGCGCCAGCGAGCTGATGGCGCGGCTGGAGGAGCTCGAGGCCGGCGGTGGCGTGGAGGCCGAGGAGGCCCCCGCGGAGCCGGTGTCCGTGCCGCACGTGCAGCCCGTGCTCGACACGGAAGGCGAGCGCGACGCGTTCGACCTGGCGGCGGAGCTGGCCGGCGAAATCGACAACCTGGGCGACGACTCCCCGGCCGCCGCGCCGGCGGAGGAGGACTTCCAGTACTCGGTGGAGGAGGTGTTCTCCGAGTTCAAGAAGGGCCTGGCCAAGGTGGTGAAGCCCGAGGACGTGGACACGCACTACGACCTGGGCATCGCCTACAAGGAAATGGGCCTGCTCGACGACGCGCTTCACGAGTTCGACGTGGCCCGCCAGGGCTGCGTGGGGACGAAGCGCGAGCTGGACTGCATCACCATGATGGGGATGCTGCAGCTCTTGCGCGGTGATGCCGCGGCGGCGGTGGCGGTCTTCCGCGAGGGCCTGTCCAGCCCGCAGGCCACGGCGGAGCAGACGAAGGCGCTCGGCTTCGAGCTGGCGGCGGCCTACGAGGCGCTGGGCGAGCCGGGCAAGGCGCTGTACCACTACCAGCGCGTCTCCGCGGTGGACGCGAAGTACCGCGACGTGTCGTCGCAGATGAACCGGCTGGCAGCCTCGGTGGAGCCGGAGGACGACCCGCTGCCGTCGCACGCGGGCAATGGAGCGAAGGCGAACGCCGCCCCCGCACCCGCGGCGGCCGTGGCGCCCACCCCGATGCCGGCGGCTGGCGCGTCCAAGGCGCGCAAGGTCGGCTACCTGTAGTCACCCCCGAGGTCCGGCGAGCCCATGACGACCTACCTCGACTTCTTCGAGCTGACCCAGGAGCCCTTCTCCAACGCTCCGGTGAGTCGCTTCTATTACAACTCCGCGCAGCACTCGCAGGCGCTCACGCGGCTGATGCACGCGGTGAGCTACATGAAGGGCCTGTCCATCCTCATCGGGGACATCGGCGCGGGGAAGACGACGCTGGCGCGCCGCATGCTCGACTCGCTGCCCGAGTCCGAGTACGAGGCCGCGCTGCTGGTCATCATCCACTCCGGGATTACGGCCAACTGGCTGCTGCGGCGCATCGCCCTGCAACTGGGCGTGGAGAACCCCGCGCAGGAGAAGCTCGCGCTGCTGTCGCAGCTCTACCAGCGCCTCCTGCAAATCTACGAGTCCGGCAAGAAGGCCGTCGTCCTCATCGACGAGGCGCAGATGCTGGAGACGCGGGAGCTGATGGAGGAGTTCCGGGGGCTGCTGAACCTGGAAGTGCCGGAGCGCAAGCTCATCTCCTTCGTCTTCTTCGGCCTGCCCGAGATTGAGAAGAACCTGAAGCTGGACCCGCCGCTCGCGCAGCGGGTGGCCATGCGCTACAAGCTGGAGCCCTTCACCGCCGAGTCCACGGAGGCGTACGTCAAGCACCGCCTGCGGCTCGCCGGGTGCCCGCGCATGCCCTTCTCGCCGGAGGCGCTGCTCGCCGTGCACGAGCACTCGTCGGGCTCGCCCCGCGTCATCAACACCCTGTGCGACAACGCCCTCTTCGAGGCCTTCCTCGCGCGGCAGGAGACCGTCTCCGCGGACCTGGTGCACCGCATCGGGAAGAACCTGGGCCTGCAGGGCGTGAATACGCCCGCCAGTGGAGCAGCCGAGGGAGCAGGCGCTTCCGTTACGGCGCTGCCCCGGACGGCGAACAGCAAG contains these protein-coding regions:
- a CDS encoding ExeA family protein, yielding MTTYLDFFELTQEPFSNAPVSRFYYNSAQHSQALTRLMHAVSYMKGLSILIGDIGAGKTTLARRMLDSLPESEYEAALLVIIHSGITANWLLRRIALQLGVENPAQEKLALLSQLYQRLLQIYESGKKAVVLIDEAQMLETRELMEEFRGLLNLEVPERKLISFVFFGLPEIEKNLKLDPPLAQRVAMRYKLEPFTAESTEAYVKHRLRLAGCPRMPFSPEALLAVHEHSSGSPRVINTLCDNALFEAFLARQETVSADLVHRIGKNLGLQGVNTPASGAAEGAGASVTALPRTANSKVDLAEIDRYLEGLGKL
- a CDS encoding roadblock/LC7 domain-containing protein — its product is MSFRTHLESVVNQVDGALACSVMGFDGISVDTFQRDEAAELDLGGAWVEYANLLTQLRHAAEVLKTGAVSEVSVNSEKVLTVMRLVSPEYFLVLALRADGNFGKGRYVLRVTAPKVRAEL
- the accC gene encoding acetyl-CoA carboxylase biotin carboxylase subunit, producing MFKKVLIANRGEIALRVIRACRELGIATVAVHSTADANALHVRFADEAVCIGPPSSKESYLNIPQLLSAAEITRADAIHPGYGFLSENAEFAEVCENCKIRFIGPRPEMLRLMGNKVRARAAAREAGLPLLPGSPSTVKDPREAEAFAREIGFPVILKAAAGGGGKGMKIVREPGALAQAFSTAQAEAVASFANGDLYIERYVEKPRHIEIQIVADEHGNIIHLNERECSVQRRHQKLIEESPSPALTPELRRKMGEVSVQAMKKLAYNNVGTIEYLLDERGDFYFMEMNTRIQVEHPVTELVTGIDLVREQIRMAYGHPLRFKQEDIQIRGHAIECRVNAEDPITFAPWPGKITGYSVPGGYGVRVDSAAYENYTVLPYYDSLLAKLIVHAEDRETAIRRMQRALGEYVVEGIRTNIPFHRAALAEESFQEGQYDTRFVERLLASETGTRRLKKAVEETP
- the efp gene encoding elongation factor P, which gives rise to MAGFVDTSEFRNGLKIEIDGEPFVIEYFQHVKPGKGSAFVRTKIRSLLSGRVLEPTLKSGDKVGVPDIEEKDMQFLYVQGEDFYFMDTRNYEQTFLGEKVLGDAKNFLKENITVGVVFWNGKAIAVNMPNSVDLKVTECDPGVRGDTVSGALKPAKLETGYTVSVPLFINEGDVLKIDTRDGKYLTRVATGG
- a CDS encoding tetratricopeptide repeat protein, giving the protein MDKNKIIEAAAKLVAKGAYDKAIKEYQKVLEVDPKDIRVLQKMGELYQKKNDNNQAAHFFTKVAESYSSDGFFLKAVALYKQVLKLNPNLLEVNLKLAELHQQLGLMSEAMAYFQIVANHYDKSGDTKASLDTLKKMVDLDPENVASKIKLAELYARENMTREAAQEFKRAAEYLKRNARADDWLRVAERLSTLEPENLPLAKELAVSYLQRGDQKRALAKLQVCFKADGRDVETLTLLAQAFQGLGQTSKTVSVYKELAKIHQERGRATEAEAVWTQIEVLDPEDPDLLARRAPASAPVEHQPAAAAPQPAPSPRAAPQAAAPAQPAPTPAPVAPPPAAGMNREQLAKLLTETDVYVKYGLHDKALEHLRKVFTVDPENLDAHEKAYQIYVASGNAAQASEQLLNVLRLCTRAADVQRAQPYLATILNENPAHPEVPAFLSVLRTDGPVAAAPSVAVVESVGEDAILVDSSDDEILVAPPPEDALLHPPGDELALTTLPSSDSDEVIDDEGDSSVVSEEALVGEAVSSEHDMYGTPAPEDLAAAAYSDETLVAEDDGLVLTDEPGMSLVDDEPLVAPDDDLGATSSYSLEDESLGGEATATSMEALSLGDEDDPPPTMIRAPTRALLQEAAPQTRQLPALEEDEALADEAFSEPPPLDVEDMPTRVGIAALDPSMLEEDEAEVTATALGDPLDYEEPTASHAIPALADEEPVPEAEADVVSEPALEDAPEAQAEAAPEEEEPAAEECDEASFFLDQGLLEEAREILETVMIAFPGHARASELMARLEELEAGGGVEAEEAPAEPVSVPHVQPVLDTEGERDAFDLAAELAGEIDNLGDDSPAAAPAEEDFQYSVEEVFSEFKKGLAKVVKPEDVDTHYDLGIAYKEMGLLDDALHEFDVARQGCVGTKRELDCITMMGMLQLLRGDAAAAVAVFREGLSSPQATAEQTKALGFELAAAYEALGEPGKALYHYQRVSAVDAKYRDVSSQMNRLAASVEPEDDPLPSHAGNGAKANAAPAPAAAVAPTPMPAAGASKARKVGYL
- the accB gene encoding acetyl-CoA carboxylase biotin carboxyl carrier protein; protein product: MATKRKSTRADAPASAPVGGARDSGNTSLDVDALRQIVEILEASDVTRLVWKRGEEKLFIRRGHAPETTIVHHAAPAPAPAGPGVEYTTPTASRPTAPAPAPAAAAAPAPAAEKPGHQVTSPFVGTFYRTPAPDQPAFVDVGSVVKKGQVLCIIEAMKLMNEIESEVSGRVAEILVENGRPVEFGQALFRIEPA